In Mycobacterium gallinarum, a single window of DNA contains:
- a CDS encoding LGFP repeat-containing protein: MSGQKSRRRMVRTRLASMAVLLAPITAAQPDADANAAITAAWEASGGDGGTLGPRNGDVYPAGPGFGQNFAGGKMFFTPATGAHFVQGAILEKYESLGGPADSDLGFPTIDEGPGRAPDSRNVTFSATDKPVIFFTPATGARVVRGPLNSAWDKLGGSSGTLGVPAEDEVYRGAVVSQKFTGGELSYDVRKKTFTTVPPELAAQLGDLQFPEDPTAAINAARRAAGGPLGPLGAADGAPFPVGKDGLRQNFAGGAIFYTPATGANVVTGQVLAKYESVGGPEGDLGFPLTSEVDGGLPTASRMSSFAAEDKPVIFWTPDHGAVIVRGAMAAAWDRLGGAKGELGAPMADQTEAGDVVTQRFTGGVISWDRAKNTFSTEPANLAAELAGLEVPGQQPAAEAPGSPQASDSNDTNKWLKPNVWWLLALVPLVAVIGAVVLAIALRRRNKADPFASDESLAMQDVRFSGDADAAYSTAAASDRVTTDDEYAAAMFGDRYAGGGLGTLPRRGEDMPPEVVHEEEDLWGAPSSASSVEETSHDVADANDNDEPPARDDEPDDDDDDPDTVDTAPTRIQTAEAALAAAAAAAAVKRDPLIDTGRHARIDVDDEPPTQRVAFLVPLDDPNEAPEGYPVKANTKTGVYWAPGSPAYDDASAEIWFASEELARVNGFVTDGEAR, encoded by the coding sequence ATGAGCGGGCAGAAGAGTCGGCGCCGCATGGTGCGCACTCGGCTCGCGTCGATGGCTGTCTTGTTGGCACCGATCACGGCGGCGCAACCGGACGCCGACGCGAACGCAGCGATCACTGCGGCGTGGGAGGCCAGCGGCGGTGACGGGGGCACGCTGGGACCCAGAAACGGCGACGTCTACCCGGCCGGCCCCGGTTTCGGTCAAAACTTCGCTGGCGGCAAGATGTTCTTCACGCCTGCGACCGGCGCACACTTCGTCCAGGGTGCCATCCTGGAGAAGTACGAGTCGCTCGGCGGGCCAGCTGACAGCGATCTCGGTTTCCCCACCATCGATGAGGGGCCCGGACGGGCGCCGGACAGCCGAAACGTCACGTTCAGCGCGACGGACAAGCCGGTCATCTTCTTCACACCTGCAACCGGGGCACGCGTGGTCCGTGGGCCGCTCAACAGCGCGTGGGACAAGCTCGGGGGTTCGTCGGGCACACTCGGCGTACCAGCGGAGGACGAGGTCTACAGGGGTGCCGTCGTCTCGCAGAAGTTCACCGGTGGCGAGTTGTCGTATGACGTTCGCAAGAAGACCTTCACCACCGTGCCGCCGGAACTTGCCGCTCAGTTGGGCGATCTGCAGTTTCCCGAGGATCCGACTGCGGCAATCAATGCTGCCCGGCGCGCCGCCGGAGGACCGCTCGGGCCGCTGGGCGCCGCCGACGGAGCGCCCTTCCCGGTCGGCAAGGACGGACTGAGGCAGAACTTCGCCGGTGGCGCGATCTTCTACACACCTGCCACCGGTGCGAATGTCGTGACCGGACAGGTGCTGGCCAAGTACGAGAGCGTCGGCGGGCCCGAAGGCGATCTCGGGTTCCCGCTCACCAGCGAGGTCGACGGCGGCCTGCCCACTGCCAGCCGCATGTCCAGCTTCGCGGCCGAGGACAAGCCGGTCATCTTCTGGACGCCTGATCACGGTGCGGTGATCGTGCGGGGTGCGATGGCGGCAGCCTGGGACCGGCTCGGCGGGGCCAAGGGCGAGCTGGGTGCGCCGATGGCCGACCAGACGGAGGCCGGCGACGTCGTCACGCAGCGCTTCACCGGTGGCGTCATCTCGTGGGACCGAGCGAAAAACACCTTCAGCACCGAACCGGCCAATCTGGCCGCCGAATTGGCCGGCCTCGAGGTGCCGGGCCAGCAGCCGGCGGCCGAGGCGCCGGGCAGCCCCCAGGCGTCAGATTCCAACGACACCAACAAGTGGTTGAAACCGAACGTGTGGTGGCTGCTGGCGCTCGTACCGTTGGTGGCAGTGATCGGAGCCGTCGTGCTCGCGATCGCGCTGCGACGCCGCAACAAGGCCGATCCCTTTGCGTCCGACGAATCTCTTGCGATGCAAGACGTCCGATTCAGCGGCGACGCCGATGCCGCGTACAGCACCGCGGCCGCTTCGGATCGGGTGACTACCGACGACGAGTACGCCGCGGCGATGTTCGGCGATCGCTACGCAGGCGGGGGATTGGGCACACTGCCGCGCCGGGGCGAGGACATGCCACCGGAGGTCGTGCACGAGGAGGAAGACCTTTGGGGTGCGCCCTCGTCGGCATCGAGCGTTGAGGAGACCTCGCACGACGTCGCGGACGCCAACGACAACGACGAGCCGCCGGCCCGCGATGACGAGCCCGACGATGACGACGACGACCCGGACACCGTCGATACGGCACCGACTCGTATTCAGACCGCCGAAGCGGCGCTTGCCGCCGCGGCGGCGGCCGCCGCGGTCAAGCGCGACCCCCTCATCGATACCGGACGCCATGCTCGCATCGATGTCGACGACGAGCCGCCAACGCAGCGCGTCGCCTTCCTGGTGCCACTCGACGACCCGAACGAGGCGCCGGAGGGCTACCCCGTCAAGGCGAATACCAAGACTGGTGTGTATTGGGCGCCCGGCAGTCCTGCGTACGACGATGCCAGTGCCGAAATCTGGTTTGCCAGTGAGGAACTCGCGCGCGTGAACGGCTTCGTCACCGACGGCGAGGCCCGCTAG
- the lexA gene encoding transcriptional repressor LexA — protein sequence MDSSSDTPGGTDGTGGRGGLDTGLTERQRTILDVIRASVTSRGYPPSIREIGDAVGLTSTSSVAHQLRTLERKGYLRRDPNRPRAVDVRGADNAPPVVATDVAGSDALPEPTFVPVLGRIAAGGPILAEEAVEDVFPLPKELVGEGSLFLLKVVGDSMVDAAICDGDWVVVRQQNVADNGDIVAAMIDGEATVKTFKRTRGQVWLMPHNPAFDPIPGNDAVVLGKVVTVIRKI from the coding sequence ATGGACTCCAGCAGCGATACCCCGGGTGGCACAGACGGCACCGGCGGGCGAGGTGGGCTCGACACGGGTCTGACCGAGCGTCAACGCACCATTCTCGACGTGATCCGCGCCTCGGTGACCAGTCGCGGCTATCCCCCGAGCATCAGGGAGATCGGCGACGCGGTCGGACTGACGTCGACGTCGTCGGTGGCGCATCAACTCCGCACGTTGGAGCGCAAGGGCTATCTACGCCGCGACCCCAACCGTCCGCGCGCCGTGGACGTCCGAGGCGCCGACAATGCGCCACCGGTCGTCGCCACGGACGTCGCGGGCTCCGACGCCCTGCCGGAACCGACCTTCGTACCGGTGCTGGGCCGCATCGCCGCAGGCGGCCCGATCCTGGCCGAAGAGGCCGTCGAGGATGTCTTCCCGCTTCCGAAGGAATTGGTCGGCGAGGGCTCGCTGTTCCTGCTGAAGGTGGTCGGCGACTCCATGGTCGACGCGGCGATCTGTGACGGCGACTGGGTGGTCGTGCGTCAACAGAACGTTGCGGACAACGGCGATATCGTCGCCGCGATGATCGACGGTGAGGCGACGGTGAAGACGTTCAAGCGCACGCGCGGTCAGGTGTGGCTGATGCCGCACAACCCGGCGTTCGATCCGATTCCCGGCAACGACGCCGTCGTGCTGGGCAAGGTCGTGACGGTGATCCGCAAGATCTAG
- a CDS encoding LysM peptidoglycan-binding domain-containing protein, producing MTILETREIQATPVVRPGIRPAGARRRPPSRRPGGAPMRYRSSGVLVSRAPRRRRPITPVTTVLLAMVAAGITVWLGLVAQFGGVVGESAPVPDRLAVVQVQTGETLQQVAGRVAPDAPVGSVVDRIRELNHLDTVAIHAGQTLIAPIS from the coding sequence ATGACGATTCTCGAGACGCGGGAAATCCAGGCAACACCTGTGGTCAGGCCGGGTATCCGGCCCGCGGGTGCACGGCGGCGGCCACCGTCACGGCGGCCCGGCGGCGCCCCGATGCGATACCGCAGCTCCGGTGTCCTCGTATCGCGCGCTCCGCGCCGGCGCCGGCCCATCACCCCGGTCACGACGGTCCTGTTGGCGATGGTCGCCGCAGGCATCACGGTGTGGCTCGGGCTGGTGGCACAGTTCGGCGGTGTCGTCGGCGAATCGGCCCCGGTGCCCGACCGGCTCGCGGTGGTTCAGGTGCAGACGGGCGAAACGCTGCAGCAGGTGGCGGGCCGAGTGGCGCCCGACGCGCCGGTGGGAAGCGTTGTCGACCGGATCCGCGAACTCAACCATCTCGACACTGTGGCGATTCATGCCGGCCAGACTCTGATCGCACCGATCAGCTGA
- the nrdR gene encoding transcriptional regulator NrdR, with the protein MHCPFCRHPDSRVVDSRETDEGQAIRRRRSCPECGRRFTTVETAVLAVVKRSGVTEPFSREKVVKGVRRACQGRAVDDDALNLLAQQVEDAVRATGSAEVPSNEVGLAILGPLRDLDEVAYLRFASVYRGFTSAEDFEREIKELREHRESPQPAQS; encoded by the coding sequence ATGCACTGTCCGTTCTGTCGCCATCCCGACTCCAGAGTGGTCGATTCCCGGGAAACCGACGAAGGCCAGGCCATTCGCCGCCGCAGATCATGCCCGGAATGCGGTCGTCGCTTCACGACTGTCGAGACGGCGGTGCTCGCCGTGGTCAAGCGCAGCGGTGTCACCGAGCCGTTCAGCCGGGAGAAGGTCGTCAAGGGCGTGCGCCGCGCCTGTCAGGGCCGGGCGGTAGACGACGACGCGCTGAACCTGCTTGCTCAGCAGGTCGAGGACGCGGTGCGCGCCACCGGCTCGGCCGAGGTCCCCAGCAATGAGGTGGGCCTGGCCATCCTCGGTCCGCTCCGTGACCTCGACGAGGTCGCCTACCTACGATTCGCCTCGGTTTACCGCGGATTCACGTCGGCGGAGGACTTCGAGCGCGAGATCAAGGAGCTGCGTGAGCATCGCGAGTCTCCGCAGCCGGCCCAGAGCTGA
- a CDS encoding PhzF family phenazine biosynthesis protein, translating into MAIDVTVLRVFTDPDGNFGNPLGVVDNSTVEPTDRQRIATQLGYSETIFIDLPQGGSSTAHARIFTPAVELPFAGHPTVGASWWLRDQGFAIKTLQVPAGIVQVSYDGDLTAVSARAEWAPDFAIYDLASVDELMAADPSDYTDAAEHYLWTWLDKSAGMIRSRMFAADLGVPEDEATGAAAVRITDYLSQDLEIVQGKGSRISTEWSPEGWVRVAGRVVNDGTKQID; encoded by the coding sequence ATGGCCATCGACGTAACGGTGCTGCGGGTCTTCACCGACCCCGACGGCAATTTCGGAAATCCGCTGGGCGTTGTCGACAACAGCACCGTCGAGCCCACCGACCGTCAACGGATCGCCACCCAATTGGGTTACAGCGAAACCATTTTCATCGATCTACCGCAAGGCGGCTCCAGTACGGCGCACGCGCGGATCTTCACCCCTGCCGTCGAATTGCCCTTCGCGGGTCACCCGACCGTGGGTGCCTCGTGGTGGCTGCGCGATCAGGGTTTCGCGATCAAGACGTTGCAGGTGCCCGCGGGCATCGTGCAGGTCAGCTACGACGGCGATCTCACGGCCGTGAGTGCGCGTGCGGAGTGGGCTCCGGACTTCGCGATCTATGACCTGGCGTCCGTCGACGAACTGATGGCGGCGGATCCGTCCGACTACACCGATGCGGCCGAGCACTATCTGTGGACCTGGCTCGACAAATCCGCCGGAATGATCCGGTCCCGGATGTTCGCGGCCGATCTCGGCGTCCCGGAGGACGAGGCCACCGGCGCCGCCGCGGTCCGTATCACCGACTACCTCAGCCAGGACCTGGAGATCGTGCAGGGCAAGGGGTCGAGAATCTCCACCGAGTGGAGCCCCGAGGGCTGGGTGCGGGTCGCGGGACGCGTCGTCAACGACGGCACGAAACAGATCGACTGA
- a CDS encoding alpha/beta fold hydrolase, with protein sequence MAARPTNLRPVRELTPELEFRTIHGYRRAYRVAGSGPAILLIHGIGDNSTTWSTVQSKLAQRFTVIAPDLLGHGKSDKPRADYSVAAYANGMRDLLSVLDIDRVTVVGHSLGGGVAMQFAYQFPQLVERLILVGAGGVTKDVNIALRVASLPMGSEALAFLRLPLVLPAVHVVGRVAGAMFGSTGLGRDIPDVLRILADLPEPTASSAFARTLRAVVDWRGQVVTMLDRCYLTKSVPVQLIWGSADSVIPVSHARLAHAAMPGSRLEIFDGSGHFPFHDDPDRFVEVLEQFILSTEPAVYDQDYLRGLLRTGIEEGAISGSVDTRVAVLDAMDHDERSAT encoded by the coding sequence ATGGCCGCGCGACCGACCAACCTGCGCCCGGTTCGGGAACTCACACCCGAGTTGGAGTTCCGCACCATCCACGGGTACCGGCGCGCGTATCGAGTGGCGGGCTCCGGACCAGCGATCCTGCTGATTCACGGCATCGGCGACAACTCCACCACCTGGAGCACGGTGCAGTCGAAGTTGGCCCAGCGATTCACCGTGATCGCGCCAGATCTGCTGGGCCACGGCAAGTCCGATAAGCCCCGCGCCGACTACTCGGTGGCCGCGTACGCCAACGGGATGCGGGACCTGCTGAGCGTGCTGGACATCGATCGGGTCACCGTCGTCGGTCACTCCCTGGGTGGCGGTGTGGCGATGCAGTTCGCCTACCAGTTCCCCCAGCTCGTCGAGCGGCTGATCCTCGTGGGAGCCGGCGGCGTGACCAAGGACGTCAATATCGCGCTGCGGGTCGCCTCACTGCCCATGGGCAGCGAGGCGTTGGCGTTTCTGCGTCTACCGCTGGTGTTGCCGGCGGTGCACGTCGTCGGGCGCGTGGCCGGAGCGATGTTCGGATCGACCGGGCTCGGCCGTGACATTCCCGACGTGCTTCGGATCCTCGCAGATCTGCCGGAGCCGACGGCCTCGTCGGCCTTCGCGCGCACGCTGCGCGCAGTTGTGGACTGGCGCGGCCAAGTGGTCACCATGCTCGACCGATGTTACTTGACTAAATCCGTTCCGGTGCAATTGATTTGGGGAAGTGCCGACTCGGTGATACCGGTCAGCCATGCCCGTCTGGCACATGCGGCGATGCCCGGCTCACGGCTGGAGATATTCGACGGTTCCGGGCACTTCCCGTTCCACGACGATCCCGACCGGTTCGTCGAGGTTCTCGAGCAGTTCATTCTTTCCACCGAACCCGCGGTCTACGACCAGGATTATCTGCGCGGATTGCTGCGCACCGGCATCGAAGAGGGTGCGATCTCCGGCTCGGTCGACACCCGGGTCGCCGTGCTCGACGCAATGGACCACGACGAGCGCAGCGCCACCTGA
- a CDS encoding proteasome assembly chaperone family protein yields the protein MADEADQPEQRYQPDQTGMYELEFPAPQLTSPDGRGPVLIHALEGFSDAGHAIKLAAQHLRNTLDTELVASFAIDELLDYRSRRPLMTFKTDHFTHYEEPELSLYAMHDSVGTPFLLLAGLEPDLRWERFLTAVRLLAERLGVRRVIGLGAIPMAVPHTRPITLTAHSNDKELIAEHQPWVGEVQVPGSVSNLLEFRMSQHGYEVVGFTVHVPHYLAQTDYPAAAEVLLAEVAKTGGLQIPLQALDAAGAEVLQKINEQVEGSTEVAQVVTALERQYDAFAAAQENRSLLAHDEDLPSGEELGAEFERFLRQQDRGKDGDAK from the coding sequence ATGGCGGACGAAGCTGATCAACCCGAGCAGCGTTACCAACCGGACCAGACCGGCATGTACGAGCTGGAGTTTCCAGCCCCGCAGCTGACGTCGCCCGATGGCCGCGGTCCGGTGTTGATCCATGCGCTCGAGGGCTTTTCCGACGCCGGCCATGCCATCAAGCTGGCCGCCCAGCACCTCAGGAATACCCTCGACACCGAGTTGGTGGCCTCCTTCGCGATCGACGAACTGCTGGATTACCGATCGCGCCGCCCTCTGATGACCTTCAAGACCGACCACTTCACCCACTACGAGGAACCCGAGCTCAGCCTCTACGCGATGCATGACAGTGTCGGCACGCCGTTTCTGCTGCTCGCCGGCCTGGAGCCGGACCTGCGGTGGGAGCGGTTTCTGACGGCCGTGCGGCTGCTGGCCGAGCGGCTCGGGGTGCGCCGGGTGATCGGCCTGGGGGCCATCCCGATGGCCGTCCCCCACACCCGTCCCATCACGCTGACGGCACACTCCAACGACAAGGAGCTGATCGCCGAACACCAGCCGTGGGTCGGTGAGGTGCAGGTGCCGGGCAGTGTGTCGAACCTCTTGGAGTTCCGGATGTCCCAGCACGGGTACGAGGTCGTCGGCTTCACCGTGCACGTGCCGCACTACCTCGCCCAGACCGACTACCCCGCCGCCGCGGAGGTGCTGCTGGCCGAGGTGGCCAAGACCGGCGGGCTCCAGATCCCCTTACAGGCGCTGGACGCCGCTGGCGCCGAGGTACTGCAGAAGATCAACGAGCAGGTCGAGGGCAGCACCGAGGTGGCCCAGGTGGTGACCGCACTGGAGCGTCAGTACGACGCTTTCGCCGCGGCCCAGGAGAACCGCTCGCTGCTCGCCCACGACGAGGATCTGCCCAGCGGCGAGGAACTCGGCGCGGAGTTCGAGCGATTCCTCCGGCAGCAGGACAGAGGTAAAGACGGCGACGCCAAATAG
- the sthA gene encoding Si-specific NAD(P)(+) transhydrogenase has product MLEYDLVVIGSGPGGQKAAIAAAKLGKTVAIIERGRMLGGVCVTTGTIPSKTLREAVLYLTGMNQRELYGASYRVKEKITPADLLARTSHVIGKEQDVVRSQLMRNRIDLVQGHGRFVDAHTVLVEEPTRGERTTVSGDHVVIATGTKPARPAGVEFDEDRVLDSDGILDLKSLPATMVVVGAGVIGIEYASMFAALGTKVTVVEKRDNMLDFCDPEIIEALKFHLRDLAVTFRFGEEVTAVDVGAAGTVTTLASGKQIPAETVMYSAGRQGQTEHLDLANAGLQTDGRGRITVDSNFQTRVDHIYAVGDVIGFPALAATSMEQGRLAAYHAFGEPAKGMTDLQPIGIYSIPEVSYVGATEVELTKKCLPYEVGVSRYRELARGQIAGDSYGMLKLLVSTDDLKLLGVHIFGTSATEMVHIGQAVMGCGGTIEYLVDAVFNYPTFSEAYKVAALDVMNKLRALNQFRH; this is encoded by the coding sequence ATGCTCGAATACGACCTCGTCGTCATCGGTTCTGGCCCGGGTGGCCAGAAGGCCGCGATAGCCGCGGCAAAGCTCGGCAAGACGGTCGCCATCATCGAACGCGGACGGATGCTTGGCGGGGTGTGCGTGACCACCGGGACGATCCCGTCGAAAACGCTACGGGAAGCCGTGCTCTACCTCACCGGCATGAACCAGCGCGAGCTCTACGGAGCCAGCTACCGGGTCAAGGAGAAGATCACCCCCGCCGACCTACTCGCCCGCACGTCTCACGTGATCGGTAAGGAGCAGGACGTCGTCCGTTCGCAGTTGATGCGCAACCGCATCGATCTCGTCCAGGGGCATGGCCGGTTCGTCGACGCGCACACCGTGCTGGTCGAGGAGCCCACCCGGGGCGAGCGCACAACCGTCAGCGGGGATCACGTCGTGATCGCCACCGGTACCAAGCCGGCGCGCCCGGCCGGCGTCGAGTTCGACGAAGACCGCGTCCTGGACTCCGACGGCATCCTCGACCTGAAGTCACTTCCCGCCACGATGGTGGTGGTGGGCGCCGGCGTGATCGGCATCGAGTACGCCTCCATGTTCGCCGCGCTCGGCACCAAGGTCACCGTGGTGGAGAAGCGCGACAACATGCTCGACTTCTGCGACCCGGAGATCATCGAGGCACTGAAGTTCCACCTGCGCGACCTCGCGGTGACGTTCCGGTTCGGAGAGGAGGTGACCGCCGTCGACGTCGGCGCCGCGGGCACGGTCACCACCCTGGCCAGCGGCAAGCAGATTCCGGCCGAGACGGTGATGTATTCCGCGGGCAGGCAGGGCCAGACCGAACACCTCGATCTGGCCAACGCCGGCCTGCAGACCGATGGGCGAGGGCGCATCACCGTCGATAGCAACTTCCAGACCCGCGTCGACCACATCTATGCCGTCGGGGACGTGATCGGATTTCCCGCATTGGCGGCCACTTCGATGGAGCAGGGCCGACTGGCCGCCTATCACGCATTCGGTGAACCGGCCAAGGGCATGACCGACCTTCAGCCGATCGGCATCTACTCCATCCCGGAGGTGTCGTATGTGGGTGCCACCGAGGTGGAACTGACCAAGAAGTGCCTGCCGTATGAGGTCGGCGTCTCGCGCTATCGGGAGCTGGCGCGTGGACAGATCGCCGGCGATTCCTACGGAATGCTGAAACTGCTGGTTTCGACGGACGACCTGAAGCTGCTCGGCGTCCACATCTTCGGCACCAGCGCGACCGAGATGGTCCACATCGGCCAAGCCGTGATGGGCTGCGGCGGAACCATCGAATACCTCGTCGACGCGGTCTTCAACTACCCCACGTTCTCGGAGGCCTACAAGGTCGCGGCACTGGACGTGATGAACAAACTGCGTGCTCTGAATCAATTTCGCCATTAG
- a CDS encoding DUF4192 domain-containing protein — translation MTPHSPDFSLNRPGVLIAALPAVLGFVPEKSLVLVTVDHGEMGCVMRVDLSDEVAASVDHIAEVAASARPDAAIAVIVDDDGASCRMCNDDYRHLAAALSATLAEHGIELLAAHIVDRVAAGGHWHCADGCGNAGTVEDPSASPLAVAAVLDGRRLYSRRAELQGVIAVTDPARSAALEASIGSCDADRSDADVRRDVEMAIAAAVDVADGQPLSDDAAARLACALTDPLVRDTLYALAVGEAAGEAEALWAQLSRTLPEPWRVEALVLLAFSAYARGDGPLAGVSLDAALRCDETHRMAGMLDTALQSGMRPEQIRDLATTGYRLADRLGVRLPAKRAFGRRAG, via the coding sequence ATGACACCGCATTCGCCCGACTTCAGCCTCAACCGCCCCGGCGTACTGATCGCCGCCCTGCCCGCAGTCCTGGGCTTCGTGCCCGAGAAGTCTCTCGTCTTGGTGACTGTCGATCACGGGGAGATGGGATGCGTCATGCGCGTTGATCTTTCCGATGAGGTGGCTGCATCCGTGGACCACATCGCCGAGGTGGCCGCGAGTGCGCGACCCGACGCGGCGATCGCGGTCATCGTCGATGACGACGGCGCGAGCTGCCGGATGTGCAACGACGACTACCGCCACCTGGCCGCCGCTCTGTCGGCGACACTTGCCGAGCACGGCATCGAATTGCTCGCGGCTCACATCGTTGACCGCGTCGCCGCCGGCGGACACTGGCACTGCGCCGACGGCTGCGGGAATGCCGGAACCGTCGAAGACCCGTCCGCATCGCCGTTGGCCGTGGCCGCGGTACTGGATGGCCGCAGGCTCTATTCGCGGCGCGCGGAACTTCAGGGGGTCATCGCGGTGACGGATCCGGCCCGCAGCGCCGCGCTCGAGGCTTCGATCGGTAGCTGCGATGCCGACCGGTCGGACGCCGATGTGCGGCGCGACGTCGAAATGGCCATCGCCGCAGCGGTCGACGTCGCCGACGGTCAGCCGCTGTCCGATGACGCGGCCGCACGGCTGGCTTGTGCGCTGACCGACCCGCTGGTGCGCGACACGCTCTACGCGCTGGCGGTCGGCGAGGCCGCCGGAGAGGCCGAAGCGCTGTGGGCGCAGCTGTCCCGCACGCTTCCCGAGCCATGGCGGGTGGAAGCGCTTGTGCTGCTGGCATTCTCGGCATACGCCCGCGGCGACGGGCCGCTGGCCGGAGTGTCGCTGGATGCGGCGCTACGGTGCGACGAGACCCATCGGATGGCGGGCATGCTCGACACCGCCCTGCAATCGGGGATGCGACCGGAGCAGATTCGTGACCTGGCCACGACCGGATACCGGTTGGCAGATCGGCTGGGAGTTCGATTGCCGGCCAAGCGCGCGTTCGGGCGCCGCGCGGGTTAG
- a CDS encoding metal-dependent transcriptional regulator: MNDLVDTTEMYLRTIYDLEEEGVVPLRARIAERLDQSGPTVSQTVSRMERDGLLHVAGDRHLQLTDKGRGLAVAVMRKHRLAERLLVDVIGLPWEEVHAEACRWEHVMSEDVERRLVRVLDNPTTSPFGNPIPGLAELGLASSESGADQINLVRLTELPAGMPVAVVVRQLTEHVQGDVELIGRLKDAGVVPNARVTVEVNDHGGVMIVIPGHEQVELPHHMAHAVKVEKV, translated from the coding sequence ATGAACGATCTGGTCGATACCACCGAGATGTACCTGCGGACCATCTACGACCTCGAGGAAGAGGGCGTGGTGCCGCTGCGTGCGCGTATCGCCGAGCGACTCGACCAGAGCGGTCCAACCGTCAGCCAGACCGTATCCAGGATGGAACGCGACGGGCTGCTTCACGTCGCGGGCGACCGACATCTCCAGCTCACCGACAAGGGCCGCGGACTGGCCGTGGCGGTGATGCGCAAGCACCGGCTCGCCGAGCGACTCCTGGTCGACGTGATCGGGCTGCCCTGGGAGGAAGTGCACGCCGAGGCCTGTCGGTGGGAGCACGTGATGAGCGAGGACGTCGAGCGCCGCCTGGTGCGGGTGCTCGACAACCCCACCACCTCCCCGTTCGGCAATCCGATTCCCGGCCTTGCCGAGCTAGGACTGGCCTCGAGCGAGTCGGGCGCCGACCAGATCAACCTGGTTCGGCTCACCGAGCTGCCCGCCGGAATGCCCGTAGCTGTCGTCGTGCGACAGCTGACCGAGCACGTGCAGGGCGACGTCGAGCTGATCGGACGGCTCAAGGACGCCGGCGTGGTGCCCAATGCGCGCGTCACGGTCGAGGTCAACGACCACGGTGGCGTCATGATCGTGATCCCCGGCCACGAGCAGGTCGAACTGCCTCACCACATGGCGCACGCCGTGAAGGTCGAGAAGGTCTAA
- a CDS encoding sigma-70 family RNA polymerase sigma factor, with protein MANATLTRIEGDLDAQSPAADLVRVYLNGIGKTALLNAADEVELAKRIEAGLYAQHLLATRKRLGESRKRDLGAVVRDGEAARRHLLEANLRLVVSLAKRYTGRGMPLLDLIQEGNLGLIRAMEKFDYAKGFKFSTYATWWIRQAITRGMADQSRTIRLPVHLVEQVNKLARIKREMHQNLGREATDEELAEESGIPVEKITDLLEHSRDPVSLDMPVGSDEEAPLGDFIEDAEAMSAENAVISELLHTDIRHVLATLDEREQQVIRLRFGLDDGQPRTLDQIGKLFGLSRERVRQIEREVMAKLRNGERADRLRSYAS; from the coding sequence ATGGCAAATGCCACCCTTACCCGCATCGAGGGCGATCTGGACGCCCAAAGTCCAGCCGCCGACCTCGTACGCGTCTACTTGAACGGCATTGGCAAAACGGCCTTGCTCAATGCCGCCGATGAGGTTGAGCTCGCAAAGCGCATTGAGGCAGGTCTTTACGCGCAGCATTTGCTCGCGACGCGTAAGCGCCTGGGCGAGAGCCGCAAACGTGATCTTGGCGCCGTCGTCCGGGACGGCGAAGCCGCCCGTCGCCACCTTCTGGAAGCCAACCTGCGTCTGGTGGTGTCGCTGGCCAAGCGCTACACCGGTCGCGGGATGCCGCTGCTCGACCTGATCCAGGAGGGCAACCTCGGCCTGATCCGCGCGATGGAAAAGTTCGACTACGCCAAGGGGTTCAAGTTCTCGACCTATGCGACGTGGTGGATCCGTCAGGCGATCACCCGCGGCATGGCCGACCAGAGCCGCACGATCCGGCTTCCGGTCCACCTCGTCGAGCAGGTCAACAAGCTCGCCCGGATCAAGCGCGAAATGCACCAGAATCTGGGGCGCGAGGCGACCGATGAGGAACTCGCCGAAGAGTCGGGCATCCCGGTCGAGAAGATCACCGATCTGCTCGAGCACAGCCGCGATCCGGTGAGCCTGGACATGCCGGTCGGTAGCGACGAGGAAGCGCCGCTGGGCGACTTCATCGAGGACGCCGAGGCGATGTCGGCCGAGAACGCAGTGATCTCCGAATTGCTGCACACCGATATCCGCCATGTGCTGGCCACGCTCGACGAACGTGAGCAACAGGTCATCCGTTTGCGTTTCGGCCTGGACGACGGACAGCCGCGCACCCTGGACCAGATCGGCAAGCTATTCGGTCTGTCCCGCGAGCGCGTCCGCCAGATCGAGCGCGAGGTGATGGCCAAGCTCCGCAACGGCGAACGTGCCGATCGGTTGCGGTCTTACGCCAGCTGA